GCGTGTTGGAGGTCTTGGGACCGTCCTTGCCGGGATGTTCCTCGGCCTGGGTGCGGGCGGCAGCCGGTGAATCGGGAGCCACCGAGGCGCCCCAGTTCGCGCCGCTGGTACCCGCCTGCGTGGACTTCGCGGCGCCGGGTGCTGGGGTGGCCTTGGGTTCCTCGATGTCCTCAAGCCACGCCGAGCCGATCAGGTTGCGGGCGCTGCGGCTGAAGCTGTGCAGGCTCTGGGCCGCCTCAGGGCTAACCGATTCCACCGCCGAGAGGATGCCCCGGCGCGCGGCGGGCACCCGGGCAAGTACCACGGCGCCGGTGCCCAGCAGGGCCAGCGCCACCAGCGGGCCGCCCGCACCGCTGCCCCGGTCGCTGCGGCGGGCCAGTCGGGCCTGTTTTTCCAGCACCTTCAGCTCGCGGCCCAGCTGCTTTTGCAGGGGGGCAACGCGCTTCTCGACTGCCTTTTCCAGCTTGGCCGGCTGCCAGTTGCTGTGTGCCGAGCGCAGTTCCCGCTCGGCCTGACGGCGGGCGTGGCTCAGCGAGCGCTCGGCGCGGCGGCGGCGCTGCTCCAGCGTGTCGCCGGTCTCACCGATCACCTCCTGCACCCGTTCCTGAAGGCTGCCCAGCCAGTCCAGGCCGTGTTCGTGCACGTCGGCCAGGGCGTGTCCGGCGCTCTTGCGTGCGGCGATCAGGGCAACGGCAGCCTGTTTGCCGCTTTCGTGGGAGAGGTCCTGAGCGTGGTCACTGAGCACGGCGGCCCGGTCCTGCGCGGTCGCGGCCAGGTCAGCGGCCCGTTCCTGGGCGGCGGCGGCCAGCGTGGCGGCCGTTTCGCGGGCGGTGCCGAGCAGGGCCTGGGCGCGCGGGGCTCCCTCGTCCCGCAGGGTTTCCAGGGTGGCGGCTCCGCGCTTGGCGGCCTCCTGGGCAAGCACCTGGGCCTCGTGGGTCAGGTGCAGCGCCGCTCCCTGGGCGTGGATGGCGGCGTCGGTCAGCGCGGGCTTGACGGTCTCGTCCAGCGTGACCTGGGCGTCGTGCAGGGCGTGGCGCGTGCCCCCGACCAGCGAGCGGCGGACATCCTTGTTCAGGGCCAGCGCGGCCAGCCCTCCGAGGAACAGCAGGCTGCGCTTGCTGACGCCGCCGGTAGATTCATGGTTCATGTGGACTCCTTTTTGCGTCCGCCGCGTCCTCGTGGTTGGGCAGGCAACGGACAGTACGGTCATTGTGGCGGGCTTTGCTCGGGGCAATGTGGGGGAAATGTAACGGAGGATTCATGATCGGTGAGAAAATGACCGCACCTTTCTGAAGGCCGACCGTTCGGTGGGGGCGGCGGCGCGTGAATCAAGAATCAACTCCCAGACCGCAGGCCTGTCCAGACCCTACACTGCGCAGCGTGACCCGCAAGGCCCGCGCTCCCCGCGCCGCAACCGCCACTACCGTACCTGTCGCGCCGCCCGGCCTCCCCGCCGCGGCCCTCGCTCGGCTGGAGGTGCGTAACCTCGCCACCATCCGCGAACTGGCCCTGGACTTTGCTGGGGGCCTGAGCGTCTTTACTGGCGAGACCGGTGCGGGCAAGAGCATCATCGTGGACGCGCTGGGGCTGCTGCTGGGCGCGCGCGCCAACCACGACCTGATCCGCACCGGCGAGAGCGACCTGCTGGTGACCGGCTTCTGGACGGGCGCGGAGGGGGAGGAGGCAAGCAGCAGCCGGCGGCTGTCGGCGGGGGGGCGCGGTGTGGCCCGGCTGGACGGCGAGGTGGTCAGCGTGCGCGAGTTGCAGGAGTGGGCGCAGAGGCGCCTGACCATTCACTGGCAGCACAGCGCCGTGACCCTGCTCAGCCCGGCCAACCAGCGCGGACTGCTTGACCGGCAGGCGCCCGCCGAGGCCGAGGCCTACGCGGGGGCCTACCGCGCGTGGCAGGAGGCCCGTGCCCGCCTGGAGCGCCTGCGGGCGGGCGAACGCGAACGCGCCCGGCAGCTGGATCTGCTGGATTTTCAGGCCCGCGAGATCGCCGAGGTTGCTCCGCAGCCCGGCGAGGAGGAGCCGCTGCGCGCCGAGCTCGACCGCCTGGCCAACCTGGAAACCATCGCTCAGGCGGCGGCCGGGGCGCTGACGCTGCTCTCGGACGGCGAGGAGAATGCGGCGGGCTTTCTGGCCGAGGCGGTGCGCACCCTGAACGCCAGCGCCCGCCACGACGAGACGAGCGCCCAGCTGCAACGCGAGTTGCGTGAGGCCCTGGAAAGCCTGCAGGCGGTGGCCGGAGAGCTGCGCGCGGTGGCCGAGGACGGCGCGCCCGATCCCGAGGAACTCGCCCGGGTGGAGGGCCGCCTGGGAGCGCTGGGCAAACTGCGGACCAAGTACGGCCCGGCGCTGGAGGACGTGCTGGAATTCCAGGCCCAGGTGGAGCGGGAGCTGGCCGACCTGAACCGTGATGAGCAGGATGCAGGTACCCTCGACGCCGAGGTCGCCGCCCTGCACGACGCTGTGCGCCGCGCAGGGGATGCGCTGGACGCCGCCCGCGCCCGCCGCGCCGCCCCGCTGGCCGCCGAACTCATCGGGGTGATCCGCGAGCTGGGCATGCCGCACGCCCGGCTGGACTTCCGGCTGCATCCGCTTCCCGAGGCGGCCCTGTTCGGCACCAGCGATGTGACGCTGCTGTTTACCGCCAATCCCGGCGAGGACCTTGCGCCGCTCTCGGAGGTCGCCTCGGGCGGCGAGCTGTCGCGCGTGATGCTGGCGATCAGCACCGTGCTGGGCGCCGAGACCCCCGCCGTGGTCTTTGATGAGGTGGACGCCGGCATCGGCGGCGGCGCGGCGCTGGCGGTGGCCGAGCAGCTGCAGCGTCTGGCCCGGTCCCGGCAGGTCTTTGTGGTCACCCACCTCGCCCAGATCGCGGCGCGGGCCGACCACCACTTCAAGGTGGAAAAGGCCGTGGAGGAGGGCCGCACCGTCAGCCGGGTGCGCGAGCTATCGCCGGGGGAACGCCTGGAGGAGATTGCCCGCATGCTCAGCGGTCACGCCTCTGAAGCCGCGCTGGGTCACGCCCAGGAACTGCTGACGGCCGCCGACGACATCCCCTGAGCGCCTACACCGGCCTCCGGCTGTGGAGGCCAGATGTGCATTTGCACAAGGCGGCCTTCAGTCGGCCGTCAGCCCGGCTGCCTAAGCTGACAGCATGAAGAAAACCCTCCTGCCCGGTCTGCTGCTCAGCGTGGGCCTGCTGAGTGCCTGCACCATGACCGGTCCCGGCAACCTGAAAGTTCACGAGGCGCTGCTGTATGGCGGCGCGCAGGAACGCATCGTGTGGGTGTACGGCACCCTGAGCGGCGGCGCAGCGGGCAGCCTCAAGCTCGGTGACGTGACGGCCGATCTGCGGGCCCAGGTCGAGGACCCGGTCGCGGTGCCCGGCACGCTCAGCGTGAACGGCAAGGCCACCTACCGCATTCCCACCTCGCCGCTGAGTCCTCCCCTCAATGTGGTTCGCCGGGCGGACGGGACCTTCGAGATCACCGCTCCCGGTACACCCGCCCTGAGCGCCGTGTACTTCACTGATGGCACCGGCTGGAGCAAGCTCAGCGGCTTGGCGGGACCGGTGCGCGGCGTGGCGGTCAACGGCTTGCAAGGAGTGGGGCAGCTGACCGACGCGGAAGCTGGGGTGCTGAGCAAGGCCCTGCTCGGCCAGGGCGCGCTGGCCGTGGGCGTGCTGGCGACCCCGCCCGCCGCCGACGCGCCGCTGGCCGTGGAGCCGGCGCCCAGCGAGTACCGCCGCACCGCCCTGTACATCCTGCCCAACGTCGCCACGGTCCCGGGCAGCCTGCGGCCTCCGGCCCCGACCGCTCCGCCCTCAGGAGGCACCGTGAGCTTCAGCGAACTCGCCAGCGGAACACAGTCGGGAGCCGGCGAGGCCACGGTGCAGCTGGCCACTACCCCGGCCGCCGCCCGGGCGCTGTACGCCACCGCCTACGCCCGCCAGACCGGGGCCCCGGCCGCTCCAGACCCGAACGGAGGCACGCTCGTCGGCGTGTTCCTGGGACAGCGCTCCACCGGCGGCTACGGCGTGAGCATCGTCGGGGCCCGCGCCTCGGGCGACACCCTGGTCCTGACCGCGCAGCTGCGGGCGCCGGCTCCCGGAGCGATCACCACCCAGGCCCTGACCAGCCCGTGGACCATCGTGCGGGTGGAAGGCACCTACCGCACGGTGACGGTGGTGGATTCGCAGGGTCAGCCCCTGCCTTCGGGCGGCGGCTCGGTCCGCTAGGACTGTCCGGAACAGCCTCCCTGGGCCATCAGCCCTGGGGGCGCCGTCTGCGCAGCGCTGAGGCGGGCAAGACAGGGCGGCTGCGGTCGCGCAGGGCTGGGCGGCCCGGACCGCCCAGCACCACCGCCACGCTGCCCACCACCAGCAGGGCCATGACCTGCAGGGCAGCGGGTTCGGGCCATCTGCCCATCAGCAGCGGGGGCACACCGAGCAGCAGGGTCATGGCGGCAAGCGTGCCCGCCAGCCCCCGGGCTCCCAGGCCCAGGGCGAGCAGCGGACCGCCCACCAGTTCCAGCACCGCCGCCAGAGGCACCGTCAGCAGCGGCAACGGCACGCCTGCGGCCTGCGCGTCTGCCGTCAGGCGGCCCAATCCCACCTCGAAAATCCTCTCGAAGCCGTGCCACGCAAAGATCAGCCCCACCGTTATGCGGACCAGGGCCAGGGCTGCGTCGGGGTGCAGCTTCATGTGCTGCCAGTGTAATCGCAAGACAGGCGGCCCGTTGAAAAGAAAAGTTGAAAAGCAGAAAAGGCGGCCCCATGGGGCCGCCTTTGCACAACTGTCGTGACGGAACCTTACTTGCTGGGCACCTTGATCTTGCCGCTGATGATCTGGGCCTTGACGCCCTCGACCTTGGCGACCTGGCTGCTGCTGATCAGGGCCTTGTTGTAGGCGTCGACCGCGTAACCCACGCCGCCGTCCTTCAGGCCGAAGACGCGCGGGCCGCCGGTGAACTTGTCTTCCTTGACGTCCTTGATCAGCGTGTACACGGCGTTGTCCACGCGCTTGAGCATGCTGGTCAGGCCATGGTTCATGGTGGCGGGGTTCTTGTCGAAATCGCCCAGGTAGTTCTGGTTGCTGTCCACGCCGATGAAGAACATCGGGCGGGTGTTGCCCGAGCAGGCCTTGGTGTAGGCGTCGCTCTTCTTGACGCTCTTGAAGTTATCGCTGTTAAATTTCACGCCGCTGGGCAGGCTGCCGGCCTTGAGGCACTGGGTCTGCTTGATGTAATCGATCACGCCGTTGCCCGAACCGCCGGCGGCAGCGAAGATGATGTCCGCTCCCTTGGCGCGCATGCTGCCGGCGATTTCCTTGGCCTTGCCGGGGTTGTTCCAGGCGTCGGGGGTGGTGCCCACGTACTGCGCGATGACGCGTGCCTTGGGGTTGGCGGCCTTGACGCCCGCCGTGTAGCCCGCCTCAAACTTGTGAATCAGGGGGATGTCCATGCCGCCGACAAAGCCCACCACGCCGGTCGAGCTGTTCAGGCCCGCGAGGTAGCCCACCAGGTAGCTGCCCTCCTGCTCGGAGAAGGTCAGGCTGGCCACGTTCTTCTCGGGGGACACGTCATCGACCAGGCCGAAGTACAGGTCGGGGTTTTCCTTGGCCACCTGGCTGATGCTGGCGTTGTTGGCAAAGCCCACGCCGATGGTCAGGTCGAAGCCCTCGTTGGCGAACGAGCGCACGCCCTGGATCACCTGGCTGGGGTCGCTGGGT
Above is a genomic segment from Deinococcus aerophilus containing:
- a CDS encoding protease complex subunit PrcB family protein, which codes for MKKTLLPGLLLSVGLLSACTMTGPGNLKVHEALLYGGAQERIVWVYGTLSGGAAGSLKLGDVTADLRAQVEDPVAVPGTLSVNGKATYRIPTSPLSPPLNVVRRADGTFEITAPGTPALSAVYFTDGTGWSKLSGLAGPVRGVAVNGLQGVGQLTDAEAGVLSKALLGQGALAVGVLATPPAADAPLAVEPAPSEYRRTALYILPNVATVPGSLRPPAPTAPPSGGTVSFSELASGTQSGAGEATVQLATTPAAARALYATAYARQTGAPAAPDPNGGTLVGVFLGQRSTGGYGVSIVGARASGDTLVLTAQLRAPAPGAITTQALTSPWTIVRVEGTYRTVTVVDSQGQPLPSGGGSVR
- the recN gene encoding DNA repair protein RecN — translated: MTRKARAPRAATATTVPVAPPGLPAAALARLEVRNLATIRELALDFAGGLSVFTGETGAGKSIIVDALGLLLGARANHDLIRTGESDLLVTGFWTGAEGEEASSSRRLSAGGRGVARLDGEVVSVRELQEWAQRRLTIHWQHSAVTLLSPANQRGLLDRQAPAEAEAYAGAYRAWQEARARLERLRAGERERARQLDLLDFQAREIAEVAPQPGEEEPLRAELDRLANLETIAQAAAGALTLLSDGEENAAGFLAEAVRTLNASARHDETSAQLQRELREALESLQAVAGELRAVAEDGAPDPEELARVEGRLGALGKLRTKYGPALEDVLEFQAQVERELADLNRDEQDAGTLDAEVAALHDAVRRAGDALDAARARRAAPLAAELIGVIRELGMPHARLDFRLHPLPEAALFGTSDVTLLFTANPGEDLAPLSEVASGGELSRVMLAISTVLGAETPAVVFDEVDAGIGGGAALAVAEQLQRLARSRQVFVVTHLAQIAARADHHFKVEKAVEEGRTVSRVRELSPGERLEEIARMLSGHASEAALGHAQELLTAADDIP
- a CDS encoding alginate biosynthesis protein AlgP, which gives rise to MNHESTGGVSKRSLLFLGGLAALALNKDVRRSLVGGTRHALHDAQVTLDETVKPALTDAAIHAQGAALHLTHEAQVLAQEAAKRGAATLETLRDEGAPRAQALLGTARETAATLAAAAQERAADLAATAQDRAAVLSDHAQDLSHESGKQAAVALIAARKSAGHALADVHEHGLDWLGSLQERVQEVIGETGDTLEQRRRRAERSLSHARRQAERELRSAHSNWQPAKLEKAVEKRVAPLQKQLGRELKVLEKQARLARRSDRGSGAGGPLVALALLGTGAVVLARVPAARRGILSAVESVSPEAAQSLHSFSRSARNLIGSAWLEDIEEPKATPAPGAAKSTQAGTSGANWGASVAPDSPAAARTQAEEHPGKDGPKTSNTPDKKDQDQEPKHKTN
- a CDS encoding DoxX family protein — its product is MKLHPDAALALVRITVGLIFAWHGFERIFEVGLGRLTADAQAAGVPLPLLTVPLAAVLELVGGPLLALGLGARGLAGTLAAMTLLLGVPPLLMGRWPEPAALQVMALLVVGSVAVVLGGPGRPALRDRSRPVLPASALRRRRPQG
- a CDS encoding BMP family lipoprotein — its product is MKKILTLALAVTTSLAAAQTMRVGVAYDAGGKFDKSFNQSAYEGSLRASKNLGVQLKDFEPSDPSQVIQGVRSFANEGFDLTIGVGFANNASISQVAKENPDLYFGLVDDVSPEKNVASLTFSEQEGSYLVGYLAGLNSSTGVVGFVGGMDIPLIHKFEAGYTAGVKAANPKARVIAQYVGTTPDAWNNPGKAKEIAGSMRAKGADIIFAAAGGSGNGVIDYIKQTQCLKAGSLPSGVKFNSDNFKSVKKSDAYTKACSGNTRPMFFIGVDSNQNYLGDFDKNPATMNHGLTSMLKRVDNAVYTLIKDVKEDKFTGGPRVFGLKDGGVGYAVDAYNKALISSSQVAKVEGVKAQIISGKIKVPSK